The Halofilum ochraceum genomic sequence GGGCCGGCGCGCCGGGCGCGATGCGTATCGTGCGGCCCTCGCCGAAGTCGGTGTGGCGCATCTGCTCGACAGCCCCGTGCAGCAGGTCTCGGGCGGGGAATTCCAGCGCGTTGTGCTGGCGCGCGCGCTGCTGCGGGAACCGGATCTGCTGGTGCTCGATGAACCGGCCCAGGGGGTCGATATCGGGGGCCAGCGCGAGCTGTACAGGCTCATCGCGCGTCTGCGTGAGCGCCGCGGCTGCGCTGTGCTGCTCGTCTCGCATGACCTGCATCTGGTGATGGCGGCGACGGATCGGGTGCTGTGTATCAACGGCCACGTCTGCTGCACCGGCGAGCCGGCAAGCGTCACCGATCATCCCGAATACCGGCGGCTGTTCGGTCCGATCGACCGCGAGTTCGCCGTCTATACCCACGAACACGACCATGAGCACGACGTCCATGGCGACGTCGTCGAGCGGGAGTAATCGGGATGGACCTGCTGGCCGATCCGTTCGTCTGGCGCGCGCTCGTCGCGGGCGTCGGTGTCGCGGTGGTCGCGGCGCCGCTCGGTTGCTTCGTCGTCTGGCGGCGCATGGCGTATTTCGGCGATACGCTCTCGCATGCGGCGCTGCTCGGTGTCGCACTCGGGGTCGTCCTCGGCGCCGAGCCCATGCTGGGCGTGCTGCTCGCCGCGCTCACGACGGGGGCCGTGCTGGTCACGCTGCAACGCTTCAGCGAGTTCGCCGTCGATACCGTGCTCGGCATCCTCGCGCACTCGACGCTGGCACTCGGCGTGGTCGTCCTGAGTTTTTTCGAGAACGTGCGCGTCGACCTGTTCTCCTACCTGTTCGGCGATATCCTGGCGGTCACCGCGGGCGACATCGGC encodes the following:
- the znuC gene encoding zinc ABC transporter ATP-binding protein ZnuC, with translation MAEGEALIRAEDIGVRFGDRTILHDVGVTIAAGEIVTLIGPNGGGKTTLVRVLLGLLRPGGGRVRRRAGLRIGYVPQRMHIEPTLPLSVSGFLGLGRRAGRDAYRAALAEVGVAHLLDSPVQQVSGGEFQRVVLARALLREPDLLVLDEPAQGVDIGGQRELYRLIARLRERRGCAVLLVSHDLHLVMAATDRVLCINGHVCCTGEPASVTDHPEYRRLFGPIDREFAVYTHEHDHEHDVHGDVVERE